AAAAAGGTTTCTCTCTACATGTTGCTAACCGTAATAGGTGGTATGATCTTCTTAGGTTCTCAAGCTTGGGAGTGGGCTAACTTTATAAACGGTGAGTACGGTGCGGTTAAAACTAAAGGTGGGAACATTCTTCAGTTTGTCAACACTGAAACTGAAGAGAGGGTAGGCCTATCAGAATTTGTCGTAGAAGGTGATCGCGATGTAGATACTTACGGTCCTAGTGAAGGAATCTGGTATGAGTCATCAGGAGAGTATAATGCAGAGTACACTTTACAAGAAGTTATCGCTGGTTTGGAAATCAATGATAACATCACTGTTCGTACACAACAGCTTATAGTTAATCAAGAAACTGGGGCTAGTGAAAAATTAGTGCTTTCTAGAGAGGAAGGTCTTGCCAAAGTTAAAAGAGAAGCCATCTCTGTAGTTCAAGGTGCTAATCTTACTGAGAATGAATACGGCGCTCCACTCTTTGCTGACTTTTTCTTTTTCATTACTGGTTTTCACGGTTTCCACGTTTTCACTGGAGTCTTGATCAATTTGATCATCTTCTTCAATGTAATTTTAGGAACTTATGAACGTAGAGGAAGCTATTTAATGGTAGAAAAAGTAGGTCTTTACTGGCACTTTGTAGACCTTGTTTGGGTATTTGTATTTACCTTCTTCTACCTCGTATAAAAATTTTTGAGACAAATCATCATGGCAGATCACGCATCACACGCAGAACACCATCACGAGCACAAACTAGAAATCTTTAGAGGACTGGTTAAGTTTAAAAACAATACCCAGAAAATATGGGGTGTCTTAATCTTCCTTTCTATTGTTACCATTATTGAGGTAGCGTTAGGTTACATTAAACCTGATTTTCTCAATGCTCAATTTCTTGCACTAAAATGGTTGAACTGGATTTTTATCATTCTTACCATAGTTAAAGCATATTACATTACTTGGGATTTCATGCACATGAGAGATGAAGTGAGTGGATTGAGACGTGCTGTGGTTTGGACCGCTGTTTTCCTAATCATTTATTTAGTAGCTATTCTTCTTGTAGAAGGAGATTATATTTATGAGGTTTACAAAAACAATGCTGTAAGTTTTGACTTCTAGTGACTACTATATCTAAATAAACTTAGGACGGTTCTACCGTCCTTTTTTATATCTTATAATGACTGAAGACTCATCTAAAGATCAAATTAAACAAGTCAACCCAATAGCAAAATACTCTGTGTTGATTATTTTGTTTGCTCTTCCGTTAGTTGCTTATCTGTTTTTTCTGCAGGGTAAACACAATTTTGACACCCTACCTGTCATAAATGAAGAAATAGGTACGCTTGAGAATTTCAAGACATTAGAAGGGCGTAAACTGCAACTCAAAGACAGTATCACCATCATTACATTTCTAGGTAATCATCCTTATGAACGTTTAGGGCATGTCTCAAATGTCAATGAGAAAATCTACAAGGAGTTTCACAAATTTGACACCTTTCAGCTAGTGGCGATTTTACCCGAAGCCGGAGTGGAAGACGTTCAAGAGATCAAGAATCAAATGGCTGAAACCACAGACATTTCAGATTTCCATTTTTTGGTCGGTGATGATAGTGATATCCTAAAGTTTTTTGATGATCTGGGATCTGATCTCGAGCTCAATAAAGACTTATCATCTGATTATGCATTTATCATTGATAAAAGCGCCTCACTTAGAGGTCGTGACGACAACGACCCAGAAGAATCCATTATTTATGGGTACGACACGAGCTCCATACCTGCGTTACAAAAAGTCATGGTAGATGACGTGCGGGTTCTTCTCGCTGAGTATAGATTTGCATTCAAGAAAAATAGAGATCAAAAAATTCAGAAGGATGGCAAAGGGTAAAGACACTCCTTATTACATAGGTCTAGGAATTATCATTCTCATTTTTGGATACTTTGCTGTGACAAATGTGGTTCACTACATCGAAAAAGATAAAGTGGTAGACAGCAACCGCAGTCAAGACCGCGATCCAGTGGCTGACAAGTTTCTGAAAAAGTTCAATAAGGTTCCAGACTTTTCATTTGTTAATCAGAATAACGACACCATTACTAACAAAGATTTACTGGGAAAAGTTTACGTGGTAGACTTTTTCTTCACGACTTGCCCTACCATTTGCACACCTATGAGTGTTAATATGTCTAAGATCGTTGAAGAACTTGAAGACTATCCCGATTTTCAAGCAGTGTCTATAAGCATTGATCCAGAGTATGACACTCCAGAGGTTTTAAAGGAATATGCCTCGAGATATGTTGAAAAAGATGACTCATGGCACTTTTTAACGGGAGACAAACAAGCCACCTATAAACTAGCGAGAGAGGGATTCAGCTCTTATGTGGGCGAAAGCCAAGACAGCATCATAAAATTTGAGCACAGCGGTAATTTCGCATTGGTCGATCGCGAAGGTTACATACGTTCCCGTAAAGATGAATACGGCAACTGGATCATGGTATATCGAGCCGTGCAAGAAAACGTAAATGATCTCGAGCCATTGCTGCCTGAGCTTATCGCAGATGCAAAAACACTTTTAAATAAATAACTATGTTAGAAAAAAGAGGGCCAGCCATCATTCTAGCAATTTCAATCGTCGTTCCTATTGTTGTACTTATTTTGATGTATTTGCCCGAGCGTTACAATTTCTTGAATCTCGATGCCGGTACGCTCCCTTTGTTTCATGCGGTTCTCAATGGAGCGACTGCCTTATTATTACTAGCGGGTATAACATTTATCAAGTCAGGCAAGAAAGAAAAGCACAGAGCTGTCATGACATCAGCTTTTGTGATCAGTGCTGTGTTTTTAGTGAGCTACGTGATCTCAAAGATTAGCAATGATCCTACACCGTATCCAGAAGACGCGCCCCTACGTGGTTTATACCTCTTTATTTTGATTTCCCATATTGTTTTGTCAGGGATCATCTTACCCCTGGTTCTGTATACGATGTATTTTGCATGGAATAAAAAATTTGCGAAACATCGTAAAATTGCGAGATGGACCTTCCCGATTTGGCTCTATGTGGCTGTGACAGGTGTGGCAGTTTATCTTTTCATGCAGCCCTATTATTAAGTGTAAGTTGAAGTACATGATTAAGTCTAAGAAGATAGACCTCAAGACAACATTGTCGATATGAAAAAGCTATTTTGTTTTTTATTGCTGGTAATTTTTTCCGCTTTCGCGAAAGCGCAATGTGCCATGTGCCGCGCCGTCATAGAGAGCAGTGGAGACAACGCAACTGCTGAAGGTCTCAACAACGGTATCACCT
This genomic interval from Nonlabens spongiae contains the following:
- a CDS encoding DUF420 domain-containing protein — protein: MLEKRGPAIILAISIVVPIVVLILMYLPERYNFLNLDAGTLPLFHAVLNGATALLLLAGITFIKSGKKEKHRAVMTSAFVISAVFLVSYVISKISNDPTPYPEDAPLRGLYLFILISHIVLSGIILPLVLYTMYFAWNKKFAKHRKIARWTFPIWLYVAVTGVAVYLFMQPYY
- a CDS encoding SCO family protein, with the protein product MAKGKDTPYYIGLGIIILIFGYFAVTNVVHYIEKDKVVDSNRSQDRDPVADKFLKKFNKVPDFSFVNQNNDTITNKDLLGKVYVVDFFFTTCPTICTPMSVNMSKIVEELEDYPDFQAVSISIDPEYDTPEVLKEYASRYVEKDDSWHFLTGDKQATYKLAREGFSSYVGESQDSIIKFEHSGNFALVDREGYIRSRKDEYGNWIMVYRAVQENVNDLEPLLPELIADAKTLLNK
- a CDS encoding membrane or secreted protein, giving the protein MTEDSSKDQIKQVNPIAKYSVLIILFALPLVAYLFFLQGKHNFDTLPVINEEIGTLENFKTLEGRKLQLKDSITIITFLGNHPYERLGHVSNVNEKIYKEFHKFDTFQLVAILPEAGVEDVQEIKNQMAETTDISDFHFLVGDDSDILKFFDDLGSDLELNKDLSSDYAFIIDKSASLRGRDDNDPEESIIYGYDTSSIPALQKVMVDDVRVLLAEYRFAFKKNRDQKIQKDGKG
- a CDS encoding cytochrome c oxidase subunit 3 yields the protein MDTTVAATGTEGQKWGGGNLPLKVTYGKMMMWFFILSDALTFSGFLAAYGFSRFKFIEEWPIADEVFNHFPFMHGVDAPMFYVALMTFILIGSSVTMVLAVDAGHKMDKKKVSLYMLLTVIGGMIFLGSQAWEWANFINGEYGAVKTKGGNILQFVNTETEERVGLSEFVVEGDRDVDTYGPSEGIWYESSGEYNAEYTLQEVIAGLEINDNITVRTQQLIVNQETGASEKLVLSREEGLAKVKREAISVVQGANLTENEYGAPLFADFFFFITGFHGFHVFTGVLINLIIFFNVILGTYERRGSYLMVEKVGLYWHFVDLVWVFVFTFFYLV
- a CDS encoding cytochrome C oxidase subunit IV family protein, which codes for MADHASHAEHHHEHKLEIFRGLVKFKNNTQKIWGVLIFLSIVTIIEVALGYIKPDFLNAQFLALKWLNWIFIILTIVKAYYITWDFMHMRDEVSGLRRAVVWTAVFLIIYLVAILLVEGDYIYEVYKNNAVSFDF